ACGCATCAAAAACTTTAACGAACCAGAGTAAATGCCATTTCTTTATGGTGACAGTCATGAATTACAGTCATGAATCGTTGGTGCCAGACATAATATTTAAAGATACCGACAACGACCGATGTATTACATCGTCGTGTTACGATTGTTCAATAAGTATTATTTAGAGTTGAGAGGTGCCAAAATGTTGTCAAGAGAATTGTGGAATCAGGCTGCCAAGTTCCACGGTCATCAATGTCCAGGACTAGCAATCGGTTTTAAAGCGGTTGAGGGTGCAGTTTCCGAGCTTGGGTTAGACATCGATGACCTTTTAGCAACTGACGAAGAATTAGTTTGTGTTACAGAAAATGATGCTTGCGGCGTTGATGCTGTCCAGGCACTTTTAGGTTGTACAGTTGGTAAAGGCAATTTAGTTTTCAGAATTCGCGGCAAGATGGCGTTCTCGTTTTTTTGCAGAGAAACAGGTCAAAGTGTTCGTCTGTGCTTGAAGTCTTCGATTGGAAATGGGCTCTCCCGTGAAGAACATCAAGAGTACATTATCTCTCATTCTTACGACGACTTGTTTGAAGTTTCTAAGCCAAAATATCCTCTTCCTGAAAAGGCACGCAGGTTTCCTTCTCAGAACTGTTCTATCTGTGAGGAGTCCACTGCGGAGTGTTTTTTTGCGAATTCAAAGTGGCAATTTGGTTTGCACTGACTGCTACGATGCCTACGATCGTGAAGGTTTTTAAATTCACATTTGCTGCAATTCACTGCGCTGTGATTTTAATTAGTGTCAGACGTTTTTCGCTATAGCCAAAACAAGTCTCAATGGTTCGACGGTGGTGTCAGTCGTGCATCATTGGTGTCAGACATAATTTTTGTTCTTTTGGGATATTCTCCTAAGGCTTTCGTCTTATTCAGAACTCAGCTGTAAATGGTGACAGTCTTGAATCACTGGTGCCAGACTTGATTTGAAATCTGCAAAACGCTGCAAGTAAGTAGTTTAATTTGCCTAACAGATTCTTATGAAATTAGTTAAGGTTTTAAAAATTGTGATTGAACCAAAAGCTTTTCCCTTCGCTTAGAACATCAACTCAGTACATGAGTGCAAGGGATAATGAAGCAATTTTACATTAGTGCCAGACATGCATCATTGGTGTCAGACATAAACTTTTGACATAAACTTTTTACCTGTGAAAATATGACCTAGATTTTTCTTTGTTATGGACATCCCGAGTGGAGTCAGACATGAGGCATTGGTGCCAGTCATAAGTGACTAACTTGACAAAAGTGCAAAACGTAACTCTTCGTTCACACAAAAAATCAATTTAGTAACACGAAGTTGTGATATTGTTACGAATAGTAAATTTGTAACACGAATTAAGGAGAAGAATATGGCTTGCTTTATCGTTGGTGGGGCTGAGGCTGTTGTTGTTACTGCTGTTCGTTCGGCAGTTAAAAAATCCGAAGAAAGAAGGGGGATAGTTGATGAGTCGGGAAAGCAGATTTCAGATCCAGCTGAACACGGAATTTGCTGGACCAGGAAAATTTCTTGGCTTATGAACATGCTCTGGGGCGGTGTAATCCTGCTTTGCGTTGAACATATGTGGCACGGTGAGGTCGTTCCGTTTACTCCTTTTTTAACGGCTATGTCTGATCCCGCTGAAATTCCCGTAATGCTTCACGAAATGGCGACTGTTGGAGTAGCTATGTGCGTGATGGTCACTGTTGTTTGGTTTGTTGCGACAGTTGTCGCCGACATGGCAGTAAAGCGTTCTATCCATTTCGCGGAAAAGGAGGTCTAGATGACACTTTTTATTACTTTATGTGCAGCCTCGATTGCAACATTAGTTTGGTATTGCACTGCTCCTAGTTCGGGACTAAAAACAGGCGTATTGGCTCTTATGTATTGGGGCGCGGCACTCATGTGGACGGTCGATGGAATAGCTAACCTTATCGAAGGTGAGGCTTTTGTTGAGATAGCCGACACAGCGGTTATGCTTGAAGATGCAATGCTTGGATTTTTTGTAGTCGTTTCTGGGTTAGTTGCTTGGACAATATATCTATGCATTAAAGATCCAAAGAAGGTTTTTCGGAAAGCACTTTCATAGGTTTCCTACAGAATTACGGCACAAGTTTTACATAGGTGCCAGACATCAGTCCCTGGTGCCAGTCATGTTTTACAGTTGCAGGTCAGTCACAGGTGCCAGTCATGTCGCACTAGTGCCAGACATGAATTTAGTGTCAAAGAAAAATCAACTGCAATTAGCAAAAGAGTCAGTCGAACCACATTTGTGCCAGACATGATTTTTAAATTGTTTAATTTACTTATTTCATGGCGTTGACATTATTGGTCAGCGCCTTTTAAGTTATTGCGAAAAGCGTTGTGGCTAGCTTATAGCGTTGGTGTCAGACATGACGCATTGCATCATGGGTTACCAGCTCCAGCTGAATATACTGTTCAAATATCAAATTGATTCAATTCGAAAGGTGCCAGCCGTTAGCCACTGGTGCCAGACATATATTTGGTTCAAACGAATCAGGCTGATCTAAAGTCGCAAAAGTGACAAACGTGTTATATTGTTGACAGACATGAATTCAAGATTGCATGTGCCAGTGCTGCCATTGATGACAGTCTTCAAGCGCTGGTGCCAGACATGAATTCGGGATTAGATAAAAGTCTTTAGTCTTGGTGCCAGGCATGTCTCATTGGTGTCAGTCATGTCGTACCGTTGATCTTGCACTGGTGGCAGGCGTAACACATCGTTCGCAGATGTAATGATTAGTAACTACAGTTGACTTGATTCGTTCAATTATTTTGTGATGTATCGGTAATTTACTGTTGGATTTATCGGGAAATTACCTGTATAAAGGTGTTTTTATTAATTGTTCATTTGTCGCAAAAATTCGTTTTTAATAATTATCTGGATTTTTTTGACTCAATTTTCACAGCTCTGCCTATATATTTCACTGGTGACAGACATGAATGCAGAAATCGTCGGTTGAGCCAGCAATGGTGACAGACATCAATTTCTACTGAAATTTTCTTAGAGATTACCCAGCATAGACTTATTTTTTACAAAATCATCATCTTGACGTTCACTTATTCAACACTTAAATCATCAGTTTTGGATAACCATTTCTTTCTTATTTTTCTTCACTTTTATGACTAGGCTTATTTATCAACAATTAAGACTTCGCGAGAAAGAGGAGACAAGATGTCAAGACCGCCAAGATGCAACTCTCCGATTGGGGTTCTAAATATCGGGCAAAAAGGGCACAATGATCAGGTGATTTTTTATTCTGATGAGGACCGTGGGTATTACATTGAATGCCTGCAAAATGCATGCGATAAGTTTGGGATAGTGTTGCTCGCCTACGTGCTGATGTCGAACCACATTCATGCGCTGTTTTATGGGGACATTAAAAAGTGCGACAAGGTTTTTAGGTCCATTGGGTCGCGGTACGTTAAGTGGTTTAATCGAAAATATGGCCGGTCGGGCACCCTGTGGAATTCGCGTTTTTATTCGAAACCTGTGCAGGATGAGCTGCAATTTTTGCAAACCGCCGCATACATTTTCAACAACCCCGTCAAGGCGGGAATGGTCAAACGCGCAGAAAATTACAAGTGGTCTTCATTCAAGGATTTAGACTCTGAAGAATTCGATGCTAAAGCTAAGGAAATCCTAGACACTACGCTTTCGATTTCGTATCTCAAGCAGTACACACATGACGTTGCCGAGAGTCAAATGAGCCCCGATGACGGGAAAGAATTTGAAGTGATTCCAAGCAGCACACCATCTGATATGTTGGTGATTGATGCGGTGAAAAGAATTGTGAAAGAGAAAAATCTTGGCAGAATATCTGCTCTGTCCAGTTCACTTTTAAGAAAACTTGTGAAGTCGCTTCTAAAACTTGGATCTAATATAAATCAAATTTTTCGGGTCACGGGTCTGACTAGGCATCAAGTTAGTATTCTTGCTACGTAAGGACGTCTTTATAACTTTAGCATTTTTTAAACTAAAAGTTCTGAGCAGGGTATTTCGTTTTGTCATATAAGTTTTTGTGCTGCTGCGTTGCGAGAACACGACCTCTGATACTTACAGTTGACCTAACTCTGTACTAGACGAAAGTTCACTCTAATTGAAGCGTTGTCATTAATTTCACTTGAACTTTTTGGCTAGTTCATGGCTTGTTTTGTTTTGTGGCATTTTCCACCCCTTAAATAATCCTTGCGAGTTCGCTTATTTTGTATTTACTGGCGTTTTTCTCGTGATTTCTGCTTATTCTTTTCGTAATTTGCTATCTCCCTCGCAAAAGTGCCAGTCATGAAACACAAGTGTCAGTCGTGTCTCGCTGGTTTGGTTACGCTGCAAGTGCCAGTCATGAAACAGTTATTGTGAACTTAACGCCAGTGATGAATCTATGCTCATGCTTCATTAGTGCCAGTCATGTATTTTTACGCTAGAAAAACACATGCAGCAATCGTAACAAATACAAATCATTAGTGCCAGTCATGAATTCCCAGCACTGGTGACAGACGCAAAGCATTAGTGCCAGTCATGGATTTCAAAGCATTAGTGCCAGTCATGAATTTCAACGCTAGTAACAGGCATGCAGCACTGACAGACGTGATGCAATGGTGCCAGACATAAACTGAATGTTGTTATATGTGACAGTGCTTGCACGAATCAATTCTAGATAGGTGGTCTCATTTGGTGGGTATGAGTTTGGTTTAATTGAAATGAGTTGAATGCGGAAGTCTGCCACATATAACACCGCCATTATAGAATTCGAATAGGAACCGAGTATATAAGGGAACACCGCCATTCTTGCAAAAGTGACTTTGGCGGAAATCCGCCAAATAACAAATACCAGCTAGAAGCAATTTTCCTTCTAATGTTCAAGAATACGGCTTAATACAGTAGTTGAGTCTGATAGACAAAAAATTAAGCTTAATGCTATCTAAAATTTAGTCGTTTCGTTTAAGAAGCATCCTTTTGATCAGGATGTGTTTACAAATATTTTCCGACTTAATCAATGGTCAGCATGGCTATTGAGCCAACCATCTCTTTTACTCCTAGTTAATATGCTATTCGTCTTAAAAGGTGATTTGATATTAATTCTTGTGCAGTAACAATCACTTTTCACTGTCGCATGTTGTAAAGA
This portion of the Phoenicibacter congonensis genome encodes:
- a CDS encoding transposase; this translates as MSRPPRCNSPIGVLNIGQKGHNDQVIFYSDEDRGYYIECLQNACDKFGIVLLAYVLMSNHIHALFYGDIKKCDKVFRSIGSRYVKWFNRKYGRSGTLWNSRFYSKPVQDELQFLQTAAYIFNNPVKAGMVKRAENYKWSSFKDLDSEEFDAKAKEILDTTLSISYLKQYTHDVAESQMSPDDGKEFEVIPSSTPSDMLVIDAVKRIVKEKNLGRISALSSSLLRKLVKSLLKLGSNINQIFRVTGLTRHQVSILAT
- a CDS encoding FmdE family protein, which produces MLSRELWNQAAKFHGHQCPGLAIGFKAVEGAVSELGLDIDDLLATDEELVCVTENDACGVDAVQALLGCTVGKGNLVFRIRGKMAFSFFCRETGQSVRLCLKSSIGNGLSREEHQEYIISHSYDDLFEVSKPKYPLPEKARRFPSQNCSICEESTAECFFANSKWQFGLH